One window of the Chitinophaga niabensis genome contains the following:
- the amaB gene encoding L-piperidine-6-carboxylate dehydrogenase, protein MQNILKQFNISAVNSGVSTGAVWMDAGGPQLTSFSPVDGKEIASVISAAREDYDAVVKKAAEAFQAWRQWPAPRRGEIVRQVGEALRTNKEALGKLVSYEMGKSLQEGYGEVQEMIDICDFAVGLSRQLHGLTMHSERPGHRMYEQWHPLGITAIISAFNFPVAVWSWNSMLAWVCGDVCIWKPSEKTPLTALACQHITGKVFAENGVPEGVSCLVAGGREVGEWMAKDTRIPLVSATGSTRMGKSVGAAVGERLGRSLLELGGNNAIIISKDADLDMSLIGCVFGAVGTAGQRCTSTRRLIIHESVYESFKAKLVKAYAQLRIGDPLNEHNHVGPLIDKQAVDAYLQSIEKCKAEGGKFVVEGGVLEGADYASGCYVKPAIAEVQNSYSIVQHETFAPILYLIKYKTLEEAIALQNDVPQGLSSAIMTVNLREAEQFLSQSGSDCGIANVNIGTSGAEIGGAFGGEKETGGGRESGSDAWKAYMRRQTNTINYTDKLPLAQGIKFDL, encoded by the coding sequence ATGCAAAACATTCTTAAGCAATTTAACATTTCAGCTGTTAACAGTGGCGTATCAACCGGCGCTGTATGGATGGACGCAGGCGGCCCGCAACTGACCTCGTTTTCACCGGTAGACGGGAAAGAGATAGCCTCCGTTATAAGCGCTGCCCGCGAAGATTATGATGCAGTAGTGAAAAAAGCGGCTGAAGCTTTCCAGGCATGGCGCCAATGGCCAGCCCCCCGCCGAGGAGAAATTGTACGCCAGGTTGGTGAAGCCTTGAGGACCAATAAAGAAGCTTTGGGCAAACTCGTTTCCTACGAAATGGGTAAAAGCCTCCAGGAAGGATATGGTGAAGTACAGGAGATGATAGATATCTGCGACTTTGCAGTAGGCCTTTCCCGCCAGCTGCATGGCCTCACCATGCATTCTGAAAGGCCGGGGCACCGGATGTATGAACAATGGCATCCCCTGGGTATTACTGCTATTATTTCCGCCTTCAACTTCCCCGTAGCCGTTTGGAGCTGGAACTCCATGCTTGCCTGGGTATGCGGAGATGTGTGCATCTGGAAACCGTCTGAAAAAACACCACTGACAGCACTGGCCTGCCAGCACATCACCGGAAAAGTATTTGCAGAGAACGGTGTACCGGAAGGTGTATCCTGCCTTGTAGCAGGAGGCCGCGAAGTGGGAGAATGGATGGCGAAAGACACCCGTATTCCACTGGTATCTGCTACAGGTTCCACACGCATGGGTAAAAGTGTAGGCGCTGCCGTTGGAGAACGTTTAGGCAGGTCATTACTTGAATTGGGAGGAAACAATGCGATCATTATTTCCAAAGATGCAGACCTTGATATGAGCCTGATCGGTTGTGTGTTCGGAGCAGTGGGAACAGCAGGGCAACGTTGCACATCCACCCGCAGACTGATCATTCATGAAAGTGTGTATGAGTCCTTCAAAGCCAAACTGGTGAAAGCTTACGCGCAGCTTCGTATAGGCGATCCGTTAAATGAACATAACCATGTTGGGCCATTGATCGATAAACAGGCAGTAGATGCTTATTTACAGTCCATCGAAAAATGTAAAGCTGAAGGTGGAAAATTTGTAGTGGAAGGTGGTGTATTGGAAGGAGCAGATTATGCTTCCGGCTGTTATGTAAAACCAGCCATTGCTGAAGTGCAGAATAGTTACAGCATTGTGCAGCACGAAACCTTTGCACCCATTCTCTACCTGATCAAATATAAAACACTGGAAGAAGCCATCGCCCTCCAGAACGATGTACCACAGGGGCTTTCATCTGCTATCATGACGGTGAACCTGCGGGAAGCAGAACAGTTCCTTTCCCAATCCGGATCAGATTGCGGTATCGCAAATGTAAATATCGGTACTTCAGGTGCTGAGATAGGTGGTGCGTTCGGAGGAGAAAAAGAAACAGGCGGAGGCCGTGAAAGTGGCTCTGATGCATGGAAAGCTTATATGCGCCGGCAAACAAACACCATCAATTACACAGATAAACTCCCGCTTGCGCAAGGTATAAAATTCGACCTGTAA
- a CDS encoding YeeE/YedE family protein, with product MNPLLQPWPWYVAGPLIGLTVPLLLIIGNKALGVSSSLRHICAACFPGKIPFFNYDWKKESWNLFFVGGIALGAVFCLAFMHNGEPVQLNPATIDALKAQGVQEFDELMPGDIFNWGNIASPVGLLFFVIGGFMIGFGTRYANGCTSGHSIMGLSTLQWPSLVATICFMAGGFIMTNLVLPHLMKWLLL from the coding sequence ATGAATCCTCTTCTCCAACCCTGGCCCTGGTATGTAGCAGGACCATTAATCGGGCTAACCGTACCCTTGTTACTGATCATAGGTAACAAAGCCCTGGGTGTTTCCTCTTCTTTACGGCATATCTGCGCCGCCTGTTTCCCCGGCAAAATTCCTTTTTTTAATTATGATTGGAAAAAAGAAAGCTGGAATTTATTTTTTGTAGGAGGAATAGCCCTGGGGGCTGTGTTTTGCCTCGCATTTATGCACAACGGGGAACCTGTACAGTTAAACCCGGCCACTATAGACGCTTTAAAGGCGCAGGGCGTGCAGGAATTTGATGAACTGATGCCCGGCGATATTTTCAACTGGGGCAATATTGCCAGTCCTGTTGGCTTATTGTTCTTTGTCATCGGCGGTTTTATGATAGGTTTTGGTACCCGGTATGCCAATGGCTGTACTTCCGGGCATTCCATTATGGGCCTTTCCACCCTGCAATGGCCTTCTTTGGTAGCAACGATCTGTTTTATGGCCGGTGGTTTTATAATGACCAACCTGGTATTACCTCACCTGATGAAATGGCTGCTTTTATGA
- a CDS encoding SusC/RagA family TonB-linked outer membrane protein has protein sequence MIYLYPNSGKRTTLLLGLFMLGAGAMAQQKLYKKVDSTGTAGSTEAVERLKRMALQARDTIGYLPNSELLLRTGGAVSRLPMDEVMKLPYTSINQMLLGRANGVDVRIPTAEPGKRSSAFVRGASGLLLKNGDLFGAQPVYVVDGMPLITEHAFAFDVQRFDFNRMGTEIDPLSFLNVNDIKSIEVLKDAGATARFGPLGSNGVINITTFGPRSGDLKVQVNGYAGISVKPSVDVINGRWERDFRLQFYDRYASKEQFRSFPGYLGDSTNSTYYGNADWDDAYYRNGWSTGLQAAVSGGNRLASFRFSVGQASEQGVAEKTAMRRYNVNFGINVVPVKNLQWSTFISAAVVNRDRPQLLRDRMGDEDYILSLDKPPSSSASQVDQYFSYLEKGIDKNRNTNVRVLNTLQYTFGRYVKLNSRFGIDHGQNYRDLFVPSTVNDGNNFVSNYDGLHRRLVFDNSLEITPLQKKDQHLSITLGQYNQWDMWKYMYGRAFKGKSDYIQIYQPGNNDNKPGASHNLRLTANYKDRVKTNLASFYADIDYNLQDKYFFDLYLRQDGSSNVSEDERWKLFPTLSAAWKISGEQFMQGSRLFSNLRLRASAGRAGKVFHDDYYKGGPVYNVEAGWEGTPNMATYNGFPVLNAAYELGYISSGIGWAYTDQLNGGLDIGVLNNRVNISVDVYSRQDKNMLIKVPAMTESGYTGVLMNGMDIANYGGELGVEATVINNKNFGWSTALNASANKTKLLRLPGGRTEVLLGNRRFLVGKPVDKYWLLINDGIYETDADVPPGMSYQGLPMKGGDPKWRDVNGDNNIDDADRVVTGTHNPAVQGGWANNLRYRHFELNMLFSYAFGRKLLNKALADRFDFVNHEGVDDIDGVKEFAYWTRPKGDVDGMYRYNPWSPVRAYQAEQTLFLEKASYVKLRSLSLTYNFSGAWMEKKGVQQLRVFLTGNNLFTITNYSGGDPEAFDYFGYDQGVYNMPAPRSYTLGFNLQFK, from the coding sequence ATGATATATCTCTACCCAAATTCGGGGAAGCGCACCACCTTACTACTGGGGCTCTTCATGCTGGGAGCGGGCGCCATGGCGCAGCAAAAGCTGTATAAAAAAGTAGACTCTACCGGAACGGCGGGCAGCACAGAGGCTGTTGAGCGCCTGAAAAGAATGGCTTTGCAAGCCAGGGACACGATAGGGTACCTTCCTAACAGCGAACTTCTTTTACGTACAGGCGGCGCCGTTAGCAGGCTGCCGATGGACGAAGTGATGAAGCTCCCTTACACCAGTATAAACCAAATGTTGCTTGGAAGGGCCAATGGTGTGGATGTGCGCATTCCCACCGCAGAACCTGGCAAACGCAGCAGTGCCTTTGTACGTGGTGCTTCCGGCCTGCTGCTTAAAAACGGTGACCTGTTCGGTGCCCAGCCCGTGTATGTTGTAGATGGCATGCCGCTCATTACAGAGCATGCTTTTGCATTCGATGTACAAAGGTTTGATTTCAACCGCATGGGTACAGAAATTGACCCGCTTTCCTTCCTGAATGTGAACGACATTAAAAGCATTGAAGTGCTGAAAGATGCTGGCGCCACTGCCAGATTTGGACCCTTAGGCTCCAACGGCGTGATCAATATCACCACCTTTGGTCCCCGCAGCGGAGACCTGAAAGTGCAAGTGAACGGCTATGCAGGCATCTCCGTGAAACCTTCGGTAGATGTGATCAATGGCCGCTGGGAACGCGATTTCAGATTGCAGTTCTATGACCGCTATGCCAGTAAAGAACAGTTCAGAAGCTTTCCCGGTTATCTCGGAGACTCCACCAACTCTACTTATTACGGCAACGCTGACTGGGATGATGCCTACTACCGTAATGGCTGGTCCACCGGCCTCCAGGCGGCTGTAAGTGGTGGCAACAGGCTGGCGAGTTTCCGTTTCAGCGTAGGCCAGGCCTCTGAGCAGGGCGTAGCGGAAAAAACAGCGATGCGCCGTTACAATGTGAACTTCGGCATTAACGTGGTACCGGTGAAAAACCTCCAGTGGAGCACCTTTATCAGTGCCGCGGTAGTTAACCGCGACAGGCCGCAGTTGCTGCGGGACAGAATGGGGGACGAAGACTATATCCTCAGTCTTGATAAACCCCCATCCTCCAGTGCATCACAGGTAGATCAATATTTCAGCTACCTGGAAAAAGGTATTGACAAGAACAGGAATACAAATGTGCGGGTGTTGAACACACTGCAATATACATTTGGACGTTACGTGAAGCTGAACTCCCGTTTTGGTATTGACCACGGGCAAAACTACAGGGACCTGTTTGTTCCTTCTACTGTAAATGACGGAAACAACTTTGTGTCCAACTACGATGGGCTGCACCGCCGCCTGGTATTCGACAATTCACTGGAAATAACGCCGCTGCAAAAAAAGGATCAGCATCTTTCCATTACCCTGGGCCAATACAACCAGTGGGATATGTGGAAATACATGTATGGCCGCGCTTTTAAAGGGAAAAGCGATTACATACAGATCTATCAGCCCGGTAACAACGATAACAAACCCGGCGCTTCCCACAACCTGCGCCTTACTGCCAATTATAAGGACAGGGTGAAAACCAACCTTGCATCTTTTTATGCAGACATTGACTACAATCTGCAGGATAAATACTTCTTCGATCTCTACCTGCGGCAGGATGGCTCATCCAACGTGAGTGAGGATGAACGCTGGAAATTATTCCCCACGCTCTCCGCTGCCTGGAAAATATCCGGTGAGCAATTCATGCAGGGGAGCCGCCTGTTCAGCAACCTCCGCCTGAGAGCAAGTGCAGGCCGCGCAGGTAAAGTGTTCCATGATGATTATTACAAAGGCGGCCCTGTGTACAATGTGGAAGCAGGTTGGGAGGGAACTCCGAACATGGCTACTTACAATGGTTTCCCCGTGCTGAATGCAGCGTATGAGCTGGGGTATATTTCCTCCGGTATTGGCTGGGCATATACAGATCAGTTGAACGGCGGGCTGGATATAGGTGTGCTCAATAACCGGGTGAATATTTCTGTAGATGTATATAGCCGGCAGGATAAAAATATGCTCATCAAAGTACCGGCTATGACGGAAAGTGGTTATACCGGTGTATTGATGAATGGAATGGATATCGCCAACTATGGCGGCGAACTGGGCGTTGAAGCCACTGTTATAAATAATAAAAACTTTGGCTGGTCTACCGCGTTGAATGCTTCTGCTAACAAAACAAAACTGCTGAGGCTGCCAGGCGGCAGAACAGAAGTGCTGCTGGGCAACCGCCGCTTTTTAGTAGGCAAACCGGTAGACAAATACTGGCTGCTCATTAACGATGGTATCTATGAAACGGATGCTGATGTGCCCCCGGGCATGAGCTATCAGGGGCTGCCTATGAAAGGCGGCGATCCAAAATGGCGGGATGTGAATGGCGACAATAACATTGATGATGCAGACCGTGTGGTTACTGGCACCCACAACCCCGCAGTGCAGGGAGGTTGGGCCAATAACCTGCGCTACCGTCACTTTGAACTTAACATGCTCTTTAGTTACGCCTTTGGCAGAAAGCTGCTCAATAAAGCGCTGGCAGACCGTTTTGACTTTGTGAACCACGAAGGGGTGGATGATATTGATGGCGTAAAAGAATTTGCATACTGGACCAGACCTAAGGGAGATGTGGACGGCATGTACCGTTACAATCCATGGAGCCCGGTAAGGGCCTACCAGGCAGAGCAAACGCTGTTCCTCGAAAAGGCTTCTTACGTGAAACTACGTTCTCTCTCACTTACCTATAATTTTTCAGGCGCCTGGATGGAAAAGAAAGGTGTACAGCAATTGCGTGTATTCCTGACCGGTAATAACCTTTTCACTATCACTAACTACTCCGGTGGCGATCCCGAGGCCTTTGATTACTTCGGGTATGACCAGGGCGTGTACAATATGCCGGCGCCAAGGAGTTATACCCTGGGCTTCAACTTACAGTTCAAATAA
- a CDS encoding S8 family serine peptidase: protein MRSICRELAMLIGGVLCMSAQGFSQQKPAVPKNWQLLSYSTDSVYGIGAEKAYKELLKNRKSKTVIVAVVDSGVDTTHEDLKGILWHNPNEIPGNNIDDDGNGYVDDVYGWNFLGAKDGSTVKEDSDEATREYYRYKKLYRNPDSALEKESREYAYWKRLKERIERPSSQNKSNYKMMLKVQENLLRCETILSEYVKTTDFTLQQLDTINTADQDVMLAKSFALRLLKSTGDEEMTYQGFKSDLAEYINDLKRKAENTGQEPVDKRATIVGDNLNDINDKYYGNNDVMGQFAMHGTHVSGIIGAMRNNNTGMDGVADNVRIMAVKVVPEGDERDKDVALGIRYAVDNGAQIINMSFGKGFSPNKAWVDDAIRYAQQKGVLLVHAAGNDGANNDEVENFPKDTFDDGVEADNVITVGASGNGRTGSKIAGFSNYGKKEVDVFAPGVSIYSTVPGGIKYNNASGTSMAAPVVAGVAAMILSYFPDLSARQLKAIIEKTATPLPDQMVNKPGAKDEMVPFAELSKSGGLVNVYEAIKLASKTKGENAKKNREKEKMKVLPLTKD, encoded by the coding sequence ATGAGATCCATCTGCAGAGAACTGGCCATGCTAATTGGTGGAGTATTGTGTATGTCTGCGCAAGGTTTTAGCCAACAAAAACCAGCTGTTCCAAAGAACTGGCAATTACTGAGCTACTCAACCGACAGTGTTTACGGCATTGGAGCGGAAAAAGCTTATAAAGAACTGCTGAAGAACAGGAAAAGTAAAACAGTGATAGTGGCTGTGGTTGATTCCGGCGTTGATACTACCCATGAAGACCTCAAAGGCATTCTCTGGCACAACCCCAATGAAATCCCAGGTAACAATATCGATGACGATGGAAATGGTTATGTGGATGATGTATACGGATGGAATTTCCTCGGCGCCAAAGACGGCAGCACCGTAAAAGAAGATTCTGACGAAGCTACCCGCGAATACTATCGCTATAAAAAGCTGTACCGTAACCCGGATTCTGCTTTGGAAAAAGAAAGCAGGGAATATGCTTACTGGAAACGGCTGAAAGAACGCATCGAGCGTCCTTCTTCCCAAAATAAATCCAATTACAAAATGATGCTCAAAGTGCAGGAAAACCTCCTCCGCTGCGAAACCATTTTGAGCGAATATGTAAAGACCACGGACTTTACCCTTCAGCAGCTGGATACCATTAACACTGCTGACCAGGATGTAATGCTGGCCAAATCATTTGCACTCAGGCTGCTGAAAAGCACGGGAGATGAAGAGATGACCTACCAGGGCTTCAAATCAGATCTCGCTGAATACATCAACGACCTGAAACGTAAAGCTGAGAACACAGGCCAGGAGCCGGTAGATAAACGTGCCACCATTGTGGGCGACAACCTGAATGACATCAACGATAAATACTACGGTAATAACGATGTAATGGGCCAGTTTGCCATGCACGGCACACATGTATCCGGTATTATCGGCGCTATGCGCAACAACAATACCGGCATGGACGGGGTGGCAGATAACGTACGCATCATGGCCGTAAAAGTAGTACCGGAAGGAGATGAACGGGATAAAGATGTGGCATTGGGCATCCGCTATGCGGTAGACAATGGTGCACAGATCATCAACATGAGCTTTGGTAAAGGTTTCTCTCCCAATAAAGCCTGGGTAGACGATGCCATCCGTTATGCACAGCAAAAGGGCGTGCTGCTTGTACACGCAGCCGGTAACGATGGTGCCAACAACGATGAAGTGGAAAATTTCCCGAAAGATACTTTTGATGATGGTGTAGAAGCAGATAACGTGATCACGGTAGGTGCCAGCGGCAACGGCCGTACCGGCAGCAAAATAGCAGGTTTCTCCAACTACGGTAAAAAGGAAGTGGATGTATTTGCGCCCGGCGTATCCATTTACTCTACTGTTCCCGGCGGCATTAAATACAACAACGCCAGTGGTACCAGTATGGCGGCTCCGGTAGTAGCCGGTGTTGCAGCCATGATCCTCTCTTACTTCCCTGACCTGAGTGCAAGGCAGTTAAAGGCGATCATCGAAAAAACAGCCACTCCCCTCCCCGATCAGATGGTGAATAAACCCGGTGCGAAAGATGAAATGGTTCCTTTTGCGGAACTCTCTAAATCCGGCGGTCTGGTGAATGTATACGAAGCCATTAAACTGGCATCTAAAACCAAAGGAGAAAATGCGAAGAAGAACAGGGAGAAAGAGAAAATGAAAGTATTACCGCTCACTAAAGATTAA
- a CDS encoding DUF6691 family protein, producing the protein MKNLKYLLIGMLFGIILVKSEVISWFRIQEMFRLESFHMYGVIGSAVITGMLGVLLIRKLGIRTISGEAIVLPKKPFTKGNIFGGLTFGLGWAITGACPGPLFAQVGSGFTVVIVTLLSAVAGTWVYGRFKEKLPH; encoded by the coding sequence ATGAAAAACCTGAAATACCTGCTCATTGGTATGCTGTTCGGCATCATACTGGTAAAATCCGAAGTTATCTCCTGGTTCCGTATCCAGGAAATGTTCCGCCTGGAATCTTTCCATATGTATGGTGTAATAGGCAGTGCAGTGATCACCGGCATGCTGGGTGTACTGCTGATCAGAAAGTTGGGTATCCGTACCATTTCCGGGGAAGCGATCGTTTTACCGAAGAAACCATTTACGAAAGGTAACATTTTTGGCGGACTCACCTTTGGATTGGGATGGGCCATTACAGGCGCATGCCCAGGGCCTTTATTTGCGCAGGTGGGAAGCGGCTTTACCGTGGTGATCGTTACTTTGCTGAGTGCAGTGGCAGGAACCTGGGTGTATGGGAGGTTTAAAGAAAAGTTGCCGCATTAA